A DNA window from Providencia huaxiensis contains the following coding sequences:
- a CDS encoding DUF5347 family protein, whose protein sequence is MSNSAAVLVKTKQLIQLLGNVKQDARPADIIAHQANIKLYQNQGVTFESRVNGLNQAAKLRTSVFHSDKENPDNRELAGFIEYLRLSDVRMLNMIFYLAEIKNNQHHLGFDEFNKEEQQAIISAINQIKALAALLPKHIAMPI, encoded by the coding sequence ATGAGTAATTCAGCGGCTGTATTAGTGAAAACTAAACAGTTAATCCAGTTACTAGGTAACGTAAAGCAAGATGCAAGGCCGGCCGATATCATCGCGCATCAAGCAAATATCAAGCTTTATCAGAACCAAGGGGTAACCTTTGAAAGCCGAGTCAATGGACTAAATCAAGCCGCAAAGTTAAGAACATCAGTATTCCATTCTGATAAGGAAAATCCAGATAATAGAGAGCTAGCCGGATTTATTGAGTATTTGAGGTTAAGTGATGTACGGATGCTAAATATGATTTTTTATTTAGCAGAAATAAAAAACAATCAACATCATTTAGGTTTCGATGAATTTAATAAAGAGGAACAACAAGCAATTATTTCAGCAATAAATCAAATTAAAGCACTCGCGGCGCTATTACCTAAACATATCGCCATGCCTATTTAA
- the ihfA gene encoding integration host factor subunit alpha, whose product MALTKAEMSENLFEKLGVSKRDAKDLVETFFEEVRLSLENGEQVKLSGFGNFDLRDKNQRPGRNPKTGEDIPITARRVVTFRPGQKLKSRVEKATPKE is encoded by the coding sequence ATGGCGCTTACTAAAGCTGAAATGTCAGAAAATTTGTTTGAAAAACTGGGTGTTAGCAAACGTGATGCTAAAGACCTTGTCGAAACTTTCTTTGAAGAGGTTCGCCTTTCCTTAGAAAATGGTGAGCAAGTAAAATTATCTGGATTCGGTAACTTTGATTTACGTGATAAAAATCAACGTCCCGGACGTAACCCAAAAACTGGGGAAGATATTCCAATTACTGCACGCCGTGTTGTTACTTTCCGCCCAGGCCAAAAATTAAAAAGCCGTGTAGAAAAAGCAACGCCGAAAGAGTAA
- a CDS encoding phage integrase yields the protein MTIKALEGGRYKVDIRPQGRSGKRVQRIFKKKADAIAYERSVMLTANSEEWNSEARDYRSLNDICDIWWNFIGRNLKYSKKYKAILTRITKDMGNPAVYQITPKLLARYCSDRLQSGVKASTINREFNLLMSIFTSLAEIGECSKSNPIKSLGKLKEEKPEMAYLTKSDIEKLLNVMTDDYLRITILCLSTGARWGEAISLKAENLLHGRVTFMKTKNGRHRTVPISDDVMRTVKVKDSGLLFDVDYVTYRSILKEVKPDLPHGQAVHVLRHSFAAHFMMNGGNILTLQKIMGHASIQQTMTYAHFAPDYLNEAISCNPLRGGIHIPSTDMGCNDAN from the coding sequence ATGACTATTAAGGCGCTTGAAGGTGGACGTTACAAAGTGGATATCAGACCGCAGGGCAGATCAGGAAAGAGAGTTCAGCGGATATTTAAAAAGAAAGCCGATGCAATAGCTTATGAAAGAAGCGTCATGCTTACGGCTAATAGTGAAGAGTGGAACAGCGAAGCAAGAGACTACAGATCATTAAATGATATATGTGATATTTGGTGGAATTTTATTGGTCGCAACCTAAAGTATTCAAAAAAATACAAGGCTATTTTAACAAGAATAACTAAGGATATGGGTAATCCTGCTGTATACCAGATTACACCTAAGTTATTAGCTAGGTACTGCTCTGATAGATTACAAAGTGGCGTGAAGGCATCAACTATCAATAGAGAGTTTAATTTGCTAATGAGCATTTTTACTTCATTGGCCGAAATTGGCGAGTGCTCTAAAAGTAACCCGATTAAGTCTCTTGGTAAGTTGAAAGAAGAAAAACCAGAAATGGCCTATTTGACAAAAAGTGATATTGAAAAATTACTTAATGTCATGACCGATGATTACTTACGCATAACTATTTTATGTCTAAGTACGGGGGCAAGATGGGGAGAAGCCATTAGTTTAAAGGCTGAAAACTTATTACATGGGCGAGTTACATTTATGAAAACAAAAAATGGTAGACATAGAACTGTTCCCATTTCTGATGATGTAATGAGAACTGTAAAAGTAAAAGATTCTGGATTACTTTTCGATGTTGATTACGTCACGTACAGATCAATACTGAAAGAAGTTAAACCAGATTTGCCGCATGGTCAGGCAGTGCATGTTTTACGGCATTCTTTTGCAGCGCACTTTATGATGAACGGTGGCAATATTCTTACTCTTCAAAAAATCATGGGTCATGCGAGTATTCAGCAAACAATGACATACGCACACTTTGCCCCTGACTATTTAAATGAGGCCATTTCATGCAACCCTTTAAGGGGAGGCATCCACATTCCATCCACCGATATGGGGTGTAATGATGCGAATTAA
- a CDS encoding DUF2732 family protein, translated as MKNKEIKPILIGVDTATGKRDYSVVAISITAIREDERKTMYDKFSSRLDALACKLINEKLNDEQIHQLLVGESEHYSNLAAELDHV; from the coding sequence ATGAAAAATAAAGAGATAAAGCCAATTTTGATAGGTGTTGATACTGCAACCGGTAAGCGCGATTACTCCGTTGTCGCTATCAGTATTACAGCAATTCGCGAAGATGAACGCAAAACCATGTATGACAAATTTTCATCTCGCCTTGATGCCCTTGCATGCAAGTTAATTAACGAAAAGTTAAATGATGAGCAAATTCACCAGTTATTAGTTGGTGAGTCTGAGCATTACTCAAATCTAGCTGCGGAGCTGGATCATGTCTAA
- a CDS encoding TraR/DksA family transcriptional regulator — translation MSKEIDRASENEMLMREQQIKTITNRLVSVSAFECEDCGKPIPEERRIASQGCIRCIDCQTIFELKSKHYRSV, via the coding sequence ATGTCTAAAGAAATTGACCGTGCTAGCGAGAACGAAATGCTTATGCGTGAACAGCAAATAAAAACCATTACTAATCGCCTAGTCAGTGTTTCAGCTTTCGAATGTGAAGATTGTGGCAAGCCGATTCCAGAAGAACGCCGCATCGCATCACAGGGCTGCATCCGCTGTATTGACTGCCAAACTATTTTTGAGCTTAAAAGTAAACATTATCGGAGCGTGTGA
- a CDS encoding DUF3850 domain-containing protein — MKRKHELKLAPHYFQLVQDGLKTAEFRRADRDFQVGDELFLREFNSINKPYASYTGNAISCLITDITKVNEVYPELRALPPFVMISFSVIRIEDNYRG, encoded by the coding sequence ATGAAAAGAAAACATGAGCTCAAGCTAGCCCCTCATTACTTTCAGCTCGTTCAAGATGGTTTGAAAACAGCAGAGTTTCGCCGTGCCGATAGGGATTTTCAGGTTGGTGATGAACTGTTTTTACGTGAATTCAATTCAATCAATAAGCCTTATGCCAGTTACACCGGTAATGCTATCTCATGCCTTATCACTGATATCACAAAAGTCAACGAGGTTTACCCAGAGCTAAGGGCATTACCTCCATTTGTAATGATTTCATTTTCAGTTATTCGAATTGAGGATAATTATCGTGGCTAA
- a CDS encoding TetR family transcriptional regulator yields the protein MTQLHLQQHKHKLTGSSVNKFKSNKKRQLSLMDKILLVGGILFFLYLFSVAIR from the coding sequence ATGACCCAATTACATTTGCAACAGCATAAACATAAATTAACCGGTTCATCCGTTAATAAATTTAAAAGCAATAAAAAACGTCAATTATCTTTGATGGACAAAATATTATTAGTCGGTGGTATTTTATTTTTCTTGTACTTGTTCTCAGTTGCTATTAGATAA
- a CDS encoding helix-turn-helix domain-containing protein: protein MRLSVSEKLKLMRESERLTSLPETAQMLGLSRDALWRYENGKTVPNADVITSIISNPKFEKYALWFVTGKIAPEVGQIAPALYDPKNYETDEEKQA, encoded by the coding sequence ATGCGTCTAAGTGTTTCTGAGAAATTAAAACTCATGAGAGAAAGTGAACGGCTTACAAGTTTACCCGAAACCGCGCAAATGCTCGGTTTAAGTAGGGATGCTTTATGGCGTTATGAAAACGGGAAAACAGTGCCTAATGCTGATGTAATTACCTCAATTATTAGCAATCCAAAATTTGAAAAATATGCACTTTGGTTTGTCACAGGAAAAATTGCCCCAGAAGTAGGACAAATAGCACCTGCACTTTATGACCCTAAAAATTATGAAACAGACGAGGAAAAACAAGCATGA
- a CDS encoding DNA adenine methylase has product MAKSNKTILKWAGSKVRIMDQLRPHLPKAKRLVEPFAGSCAVMMNTDYEQYLIADANPDLINLYETLTILPESMLIEALPLFRRNNSADYYLARSEFNDSKQALSRLRQASLFLYLNRHCFNGLCRYNQQGKFNVPFGQYKAPYFPKNEIDSFCDKAYLAKTKILNLEWQDTLSLVDFSDGVYCDPPYMGGRDSFTQYHTAGFSDADHEALAITLKDINDIQGNPITVSNSPEAKELYADLGFTIHEIEAPRSIAGKGKRTPAKEIIAVLAGVN; this is encoded by the coding sequence GTGGCTAAATCAAATAAAACCATCCTCAAATGGGCAGGTTCTAAAGTTCGAATTATGGACCAATTACGCCCACACTTACCAAAAGCAAAACGGTTAGTTGAGCCGTTTGCTGGTTCATGTGCTGTGATGATGAATACAGACTATGAGCAGTATTTAATTGCTGATGCTAACCCTGATTTAATTAACTTATATGAAACTCTTACTATCTTACCTGAGAGTATGTTAATAGAGGCTTTACCACTTTTTAGAAGGAATAATAGCGCTGATTATTATCTTGCTAGATCAGAGTTTAATGATAGTAAACAAGCATTATCACGGCTAAGACAAGCAAGTTTATTTCTATACTTAAACAGGCATTGCTTCAACGGGTTGTGCCGTTATAACCAACAAGGCAAGTTCAACGTCCCCTTTGGGCAATACAAAGCACCGTACTTTCCTAAAAATGAAATTGATAGTTTTTGTGATAAGGCTTACCTCGCCAAAACTAAAATTTTAAATCTTGAATGGCAAGATACCCTTTCATTAGTTGATTTCAGTGATGGTGTTTATTGTGATCCACCCTATATGGGGGGCCGCGATAGCTTCACTCAATATCACACCGCCGGCTTTTCTGATGCAGACCACGAAGCATTAGCAATTACTCTAAAAGATATTAATGATATCCAAGGTAATCCGATCACCGTTTCTAACTCACCAGAAGCAAAAGAGCTTTATGCTGACCTAGGCTTTACTATCCATGAAATCGAAGCCCCACGCAGCATCGC